The nucleotide window ATCAGCAGCACCCGTCAATCTCATCGCCTGGAAAACAAAAGAACGTCCGGACAAAGGATCTCTGATTGCACCACCTAAACACGTTGAAGCACCTCCAAAAGGTTCAATTTCTGTTGGGTGATTATGCGTTTCGTTTTTGAATAATAAATACCACGGTTCTTTTTTACCGTCGTATTCAGCTTCGATCTGAATCGTACAGGCGTTGATTTCGTCAGAAACCACCAAATTCTCCAGGTTGCCTGTTTTATGGAAATATCTTCCGCAAACGGTCGCCAAATCCATTAGAGAGATTGGTTTCAATTCGCGTCCTAAGAATTTTCTTTTTTCGATATAATCATTGAAAATAGTTTCCAATGTATGTTTAAACTGACCTTCAAATTCAATATTAGATAGTTCTGTTTCAAACGTTGTGTGACGGCAATGGTCACTCCAATAAGTATCTAAAACTTTCAGTTCAGTTTCTGTAGGATTTCTCTGTTCAGTTTTAAAGTATTCCTGAATGAATTTCAAATCATCCAATCCCAATGCAAAGCCGTGAGAATTAAAGAATTCTTCCAACTGAGCATCATCAAAATTGATAAAACCTTCGTGAACAATCACTTTTGAAGGCGTTTCTTCTGCAGGAATATTCAGTGTTGCTAAATCTTTTTCCTGAGATTCCACTTTATTGATCAAAAGGTCTTTGATTTTCACCAAATCAGCTTCTGAAATGCCTTCAAACTGCATAAGCTTACCGCTTCTCACTTTTGATTTCTCATTTCCAGTCAGTAAAGCGATACACTGCTGCGCAGAATCTGCACGCTGATCGTATTGTCCGGGCAAAAATTCCAATGCGAAATAAACTCCTTCTGCAGGATTTTCCTCGATTAAAATATCGGTAACCGGGTCCACGAAAGTACTGTTGACCACTTTTTCAAATTCACCGTCATTTAATCCAAAAATATCGTACACGTTGTACACTTTTACACTTTGGATAGACGGAACCACCCCTTTTACTTCATCAAAAATTTTTGGACTTTCTACATCGAAAATTCCTCTTTTTTCTACGAAAATTCTTTTATTCATTTTTATAGATATGAGATTTTAGCTTTCATTCTAAAATCATTTATTAGATTTATTTTATAACAAAAAAATGCAGCCGAAGCTGCACAGATTATACTTTTAGGTCAGATTCCAAACCGATCAATTCGCTGTTCGCATCCAAAATCGGCTGAACTTCATTCGCAATGAATTCCTCCGTTTGGATGGGTGCAAAACCGATAAAGTTTTTCGGATCAAGGACTTCTTTTAATTTTGATTTATCAAGCTTTAAAGTTTCATCATTCAAAATCCTTTCGATCAAATCGTTTTCTTTACCTTCTTCTTTTACTTTTTTGGAAGCTTCCATTGAGTGAAGTCTTATTACTTCGTGGATTTCCTGACGGTCGCCACCAGCTTTCACCTCTTCCATAATGATGTATTCTGTTGCCATAAAAGGAAGTTCTTCTTCGATGTGTTTGTTGATTCTGTTTGGATAAACCACGATTCCGTTCATAATATTGTTCCAGATCAACAAGATTGCATCAACTGCCAAGAACGCTTGCGGAATGGTCAATCTTTTGTTGGCTGAATCGTCCAATGTTCTTTCAAACCATTGCGTTGAAGCCACCATTGCAGAACTGGTTGTCAAAGACATAACATATTTTGCCAATGCTCCGATTCTTTCACTTCTCATTGGGTTACGTTTGTAAGCCATTGCAGATGAACCGATTTGGTTTTTTTCGAAAGGTTCTTCAACTTCTTTCAAATTTTGAAGCAAACGTAAATCATTCGTGAATTTATGAGCAGACTGAGCGATATTTCCTAATAAAGCGACCACTTTCGCATCGATTTTTCTGTCGTAAGTCTGTCCGGAAACGCCGAAAACTTTTTCGAAACCGAATCTTTTTGACAATTCTTTGTCAAGATGTTTTACTTTAGAATAATCGCCGTTGAAAAGCTCTAGGAAACTTGCTGCCGTTCCAGTTGTTCCTTTCACGCCTCTGAAACGTAAAGTCTCTAAGAAAAAATCAAGCTCTTCGATATCTAAAACTAAACTTTGTAACCAAAGTGTTGCTCTTTTTCCAACAGTTGTCAATTGAGCTGGTTGGAAATGGGTAAATCCTAAAGTTGGAAGGTCTTTATATTGAATCGAAAAATCGGCAAGATTCTTCATCACGTTCACCAACTTTTTCTTTAAAATCAAAAGTCCGTCACGGATCTGTATCAAATCTGTATTGTCTCCTACAAAAGCTGAAGTTGCTCCTAAGTGGATAATTCCTTTGGCAGAAGGCGCCACGTCACCATAAGTATGAACGTGAGCCATCACATCGTGGCGGAATTTCTTCTCATATTCTGCCGCTTTGTCATAATCGATGTTTTCTGCGTTGGCTTTCAATTCAGCGATCTGCTCGTCTGTAATTTCAAGTCCAAGGTCTTTTTCGATTTCAGCGAGAGCAATCCAAAGTTTTCTCCAAGTGCGGAACTTGTTGTTGTGCGAAAAATTAAATAGCATTTCTTCACTGGAATAGCGCTCTTCCAATGGGTTTTTGTAGGAATTCATTTCTTTCTTTTTACTTTTTTAGATACACAAAATTAAGAAAATTAACCGATTGAATAAAACGAAAATGTACATTGACGATGGATTTAACCAAATTGTAATTTTCTAATCCAACAATCGGCGGGATATTTGTATCTCAATTTTAAAATCTAGCAGAAATGGTTTCTAAAAATACATCCGAAATAAGAGTCAGTGTCACCACTGAGTACGATAACTTCAACAGTTACCCATCTGAGAACCGTTTTGTTTTCCGTTACAATATCGAAATCGAGAATCTTGGAGTTGTTCCTGTAAAGCTCCTGTCGAGAAGATGGATGATCTATGACCTTGGTTTTGGATTCACAGAAGTTGAAGGTGCTGGCGTGATCGGACTAACGCCGGTGATTGAAGGTGGCGAGAAGTTCAATTACTTTTCTAATGTGATTTTAAAATCAGGTGTTGGAAATATGGAAGGACATTATGTTTTTGAAAATGCTGAGAAAGGAACCTTCAATGTTGGAATTCCGAAGTTTAATTTAGTCTCTGAGGTTTTAAGTAATTAACATCTACTAAATCTAAAATTATTCTACAAAAACTTAATTTTCTTATTAAAAACTTCTTTGATCTCATCATTTCTAGAGATCATCAATCTTTCAAAACTCAATAATGAGATCTTCGCACAAACTTCTGCATCAGCATCAGCTCTGTGGTGATTGAAGTCGATTTGATGTTGTTCTGCCAGGCTTTTCAATCCATAGCTTTTCAGATTTTTCCAAGCTTTTTTTGCAACGCCAATACTGCACAGATAATTAATTTTTGGCGTAAAAAATCCATAATGATCCAAGCAACCACGCAGAACATTCGCATCGAAAGAGGCGTTGTGAGCAATCATTA belongs to Chryseobacterium sp. KACC 21268 and includes:
- the purB gene encoding adenylosuccinate lyase translates to MNSYKNPLEERYSSEEMLFNFSHNNKFRTWRKLWIALAEIEKDLGLEITDEQIAELKANAENIDYDKAAEYEKKFRHDVMAHVHTYGDVAPSAKGIIHLGATSAFVGDNTDLIQIRDGLLILKKKLVNVMKNLADFSIQYKDLPTLGFTHFQPAQLTTVGKRATLWLQSLVLDIEELDFFLETLRFRGVKGTTGTAASFLELFNGDYSKVKHLDKELSKRFGFEKVFGVSGQTYDRKIDAKVVALLGNIAQSAHKFTNDLRLLQNLKEVEEPFEKNQIGSSAMAYKRNPMRSERIGALAKYVMSLTTSSAMVASTQWFERTLDDSANKRLTIPQAFLAVDAILLIWNNIMNGIVVYPNRINKHIEEELPFMATEYIIMEEVKAGGDRQEIHEVIRLHSMEASKKVKEEGKENDLIERILNDETLKLDKSKLKEVLDPKNFIGFAPIQTEEFIANEVQPILDANSELIGLESDLKV
- the apaG gene encoding Co2+/Mg2+ efflux protein ApaG, with protein sequence MVSKNTSEIRVSVTTEYDNFNSYPSENRFVFRYNIEIENLGVVPVKLLSRRWMIYDLGFGFTEVEGAGVIGLTPVIEGGEKFNYFSNVILKSGVGNMEGHYVFENAEKGTFNVGIPKFNLVSEVLSN
- a CDS encoding 3'-5' exonuclease; the encoded protein is MNFIALDFETATHEKNSACELGICIVEDGVIKETKSWLIKPPSYPYFNYHNVAVHGINPEDVRHAPTFGDIWYEIENLMYGNLMIAHNASFDANVLRGCLDHYGFFTPKINYLCSIGVAKKAWKNLKSYGLKSLAEQHQIDFNHHRADADAEVCAKISLLSFERLMISRNDEIKEVFNKKIKFL